One window of the Streptomyces sp. TS71-3 genome contains the following:
- a CDS encoding aldo/keto reductase, whose protein sequence is MRYTRLGSTGLQVSALSLGCMSFGDPTRGKHDWTLDLDASRSIIRKALDAGINFLDTANTYSDGSSEEIVGQALRDLGTRRDDVVIATKVFSRMRPGPNGAGLSRRAILAEMDNSLRRLQVDHVDLYQIHRWDYETPIEETLEALHDVVKAGKARYIGASSMYAWQFSKALHLADLHGWTRFVSMQNHYNLLHREEEREMLPLCADEGIGVIPWSPLARGRLTRPWDSATARSETDEFGKTLYGEEDRVITERVLEVAERRGVAPASVALAWVLRNPAVTAPIIGVSRAEQLDALLAGVDLTLDDEDAAYLEAAYVPHAPVGFK, encoded by the coding sequence ATGCGCTACACACGACTGGGATCGACCGGACTTCAGGTCTCGGCGCTGAGCCTGGGCTGTATGAGCTTCGGGGATCCGACGCGGGGCAAGCACGACTGGACGCTCGACCTCGACGCCAGCCGCTCCATCATCCGCAAGGCGCTGGACGCCGGGATCAACTTCCTCGACACCGCCAACACCTACTCCGACGGTTCCAGCGAGGAGATCGTCGGCCAGGCGCTGCGCGACCTCGGGACCCGGCGCGACGACGTGGTCATAGCGACGAAGGTCTTCAGCCGGATGCGTCCGGGGCCGAACGGCGCGGGCCTGTCCCGCAGGGCGATCCTCGCGGAGATGGACAACAGCCTGCGCCGGCTCCAGGTCGACCACGTCGATCTGTACCAGATCCACCGCTGGGACTACGAGACGCCGATAGAGGAGACGCTGGAGGCCCTCCACGACGTGGTGAAGGCCGGAAAGGCCCGCTACATAGGCGCGTCGTCGATGTACGCCTGGCAGTTCTCCAAGGCGCTCCACCTGGCCGACCTGCACGGCTGGACGCGCTTCGTGTCCATGCAGAACCACTACAACCTCCTGCACCGCGAGGAGGAGCGCGAGATGCTGCCGCTCTGCGCGGACGAGGGCATCGGTGTCATCCCGTGGAGCCCGCTGGCGCGCGGGCGGCTCACGCGTCCGTGGGACTCGGCGACGGCCAGGTCCGAGACGGACGAGTTCGGCAAGACGCTGTACGGGGAGGAGGACCGCGTCATCACCGAGCGGGTCCTTGAGGTCGCCGAGCGGCGCGGGGTGGCACCGGCGAGCGTGGCGCTGGCCTGGGTGCTGCGCAATCCCGCGGTGACCGCGCCGATCATCGGGGTGTCCCGTGCCGAGCAGCTGGACGCCCTCCTCGCGGGCGTGGACCTGACGCTCGACGACGAGGACGCCGCCTACCTGGAGGCCGCGTACGTGCCGCACGCGCCCGTCGGCTTCAAGTAG
- a CDS encoding helix-turn-helix transcriptional regulator: MTQTRHVPLAPTRTQRLTTGTGIDAHRHDDHQIAYAGRGVLTVTTSTGTWVAPATRAIWIPAGTVHAHQAHGDVELHLVGLPAADNPLALDEPTVLAVAPLLRELLLAHTRPPLEDSPERTRLRAVLLDRLRASPQQPLRLPAPTSPRLREVCALLHADPADNRTLATLGRAVGASDRTLSRLFQADLGMTFPQWRTQLRLHHALVLLAEGTPVTTVAHRCGWSSASAFIDVFHRTFGHTPGAYRRRPPR; encoded by the coding sequence ATGACGCAGACCCGCCATGTGCCGCTCGCCCCCACCCGGACCCAGCGGCTGACCACCGGAACCGGTATCGACGCCCACCGGCACGACGACCACCAGATCGCCTACGCCGGGCGCGGCGTGCTGACCGTGACGACCAGCACCGGCACCTGGGTGGCCCCGGCGACGCGGGCCATCTGGATACCCGCGGGCACCGTGCACGCCCACCAGGCGCACGGCGACGTGGAACTCCACCTCGTCGGCCTGCCCGCCGCCGACAACCCGCTCGCGCTGGACGAGCCGACCGTGCTGGCCGTCGCCCCCCTGCTCCGCGAGCTCCTCCTCGCCCACACCCGGCCGCCGCTGGAGGACAGCCCCGAGCGCACCCGGCTCCGCGCCGTCCTGCTGGACCGGTTGCGGGCCTCGCCGCAGCAGCCGCTCCGGCTGCCCGCGCCCACCTCGCCCCGCCTCAGGGAAGTGTGCGCCCTGCTCCACGCCGATCCGGCGGACAACCGCACGCTGGCCACGCTGGGCAGGGCGGTCGGCGCGAGCGACCGCACCCTCTCACGGCTGTTCCAGGCGGACCTCGGCATGACGTTCCCCCAGTGGCGCACCCAACTGCGCCTGCACCACGCCCTCGTGCTGCTCGCGGAAGGAACCCCGGTGACGACCGTGGCCCACCGGTGCGGGTGGTCGTCCGCCAGCGCGTTCATCGACGTCTTCCACCGCACCTTCGGCCACACCCCGGGTGCGTACCGGCGCCGACCGCCGCGCTGA
- a CDS encoding PP2C family protein-serine/threonine phosphatase, producing MPSAADHEQVLGDLLTASHTITLEELPDVVAEHVPRAGWPEVLIYVADLQQTVLSLLAPRTGDASRRARGYPSALRVDDSVAGRAFQLGRIVADPDEAAGGQQPRHRWWVPLLEGTERLGVARVAADADIGDDAGAVKRLRGLAALLALLLASKRSASDSYARLVRRRGMNVAAEMAWRLMPQHTLTTGRVLISALMEPAYEVSGDAFDYGVAGEVVHLSLFDAMGHDTAAGLTATLALAAARNHRRHQSGILEAAEAIEAALVEQFDGARYATGVLAELNARTGEFSWTNLGHLPPVVLRQGDTAFLHCPPAPPMGTGLGLSATLCQTRLQPGDRLLLYTDGVTEARNRRGEEFGLARVTDFVARHQTASLPAPETLRRLILLHRRHHEGRLNDDATVLLLEWNGPTPYRSEDVETLLGLPDDTAHADSPREAGQAPDADGMA from the coding sequence ATGCCCAGCGCGGCCGACCACGAACAGGTCCTCGGCGACCTCCTCACCGCCAGCCATACGATCACCCTGGAAGAGCTTCCGGACGTGGTCGCGGAGCATGTCCCGCGCGCCGGTTGGCCAGAGGTACTGATCTACGTCGCCGACCTCCAGCAGACCGTGCTGTCGCTGCTGGCCCCCCGCACCGGCGACGCCTCCCGGCGGGCACGGGGGTATCCGTCCGCGCTGCGGGTCGACGACAGCGTGGCCGGCCGGGCCTTCCAGCTGGGGCGGATCGTCGCGGACCCGGACGAGGCGGCCGGCGGGCAGCAGCCGCGGCACCGCTGGTGGGTGCCGCTGCTGGAAGGCACGGAACGGCTCGGGGTGGCGAGGGTCGCGGCCGATGCCGACATCGGCGACGACGCCGGCGCGGTGAAGCGGCTCCGGGGCCTGGCGGCGCTGCTCGCACTGCTGCTGGCGAGCAAGCGGAGCGCCAGCGACTCGTACGCGCGGCTGGTGCGGCGCCGCGGCATGAACGTGGCCGCCGAGATGGCGTGGCGCCTGATGCCGCAGCACACCCTGACGACCGGCCGGGTGCTGATCAGCGCGCTGATGGAGCCTGCCTACGAGGTCAGCGGCGACGCGTTCGACTACGGCGTGGCCGGGGAGGTGGTCCATCTGAGCCTGTTCGACGCCATGGGCCACGACACCGCCGCCGGCCTCACCGCGACCCTCGCCCTGGCCGCGGCCCGCAACCACCGGAGGCATCAGAGCGGAATCCTGGAGGCGGCAGAGGCGATCGAGGCCGCCCTGGTCGAGCAGTTCGACGGTGCCCGGTACGCCACCGGCGTCCTGGCGGAGTTGAACGCGCGCACCGGGGAGTTCAGCTGGACCAACCTCGGCCATCTTCCACCGGTGGTGCTCCGCCAGGGCGACACGGCTTTCCTGCACTGCCCGCCGGCGCCACCGATGGGCACCGGGCTGGGCCTGTCCGCGACGCTCTGCCAGACCCGCCTCCAGCCCGGGGACAGGCTGCTGCTCTACACCGACGGCGTCACCGAGGCCCGCAACCGGCGGGGCGAGGAGTTCGGGCTGGCCCGCGTCACGGACTTCGTCGCCCGGCACCAGACCGCCAGCCTGCCCGCCCCCGAGACCCTGCGCCGGCTGATCCTGCTGCACCGCAGGCACCACGAGGGGCGCCTGAACGACGACGCCACCGTGCTGCTCCTGGAGTGGAACGGGCCCACACCCTACCGGTCGGAGGACGTCGAGACCCTGCTCGGCCTGCCGGACGACACCGCGCACGCGGACAGCCCGCGCGAGGCCGGACAGGCACCGGACGCGGACGGCATGGCCTGA
- a CDS encoding glycoside hydrolase family 88 protein produces the protein MDRRRLLLGGAALAVAVPVLGAFPGTRRSAAAAEPPSGRLPSRAEITDVLRRVADHWISSNGAGDNAWARATFYSGLMALYTLTEDDRYLDYARTWAEQHSYGISGGTSTRNADNHTAIQVYLDLYEAEPDEQKLTAAEATLRHMLTDQPDKNDDWWWDDALHMGMPPFARFGRLREDTAFWDKLHKLYDHTKNAQGGPGLYDTGTGLWYRDDNFLPGGIESPNGKPVLWARGNGWVAGGHVKTLKALPEDADHAAEYRDTLVRLVTALGPLQREDGFWNVNLADPDHFPGPETSGTSFFTYGTAYAVGAGLVDRDTWLPVAARAWNGLVATAVHSDGFLGYVQGVGDRPDSSQPVTYDSTADFGVGGFLLAGAELAGLAS, from the coding sequence ATGGATAGACGACGGCTCCTGCTCGGAGGCGCCGCGCTGGCGGTGGCGGTTCCGGTCCTCGGCGCCTTCCCGGGCACCCGCCGCAGCGCCGCGGCGGCCGAGCCCCCGTCCGGCCGGCTGCCCTCCCGTGCCGAGATCACCGACGTCCTGCGGCGGGTCGCGGACCACTGGATCTCCTCGAACGGGGCAGGCGACAACGCCTGGGCCCGCGCGACCTTCTACAGCGGGCTGATGGCCCTGTACACGCTCACCGAGGACGACCGCTACCTCGACTACGCACGCACCTGGGCCGAGCAGCACTCCTACGGCATCTCCGGCGGCACCAGCACCCGGAACGCGGACAACCACACCGCCATCCAGGTCTACCTCGACCTCTACGAGGCCGAGCCCGACGAGCAGAAGCTCACCGCGGCGGAGGCGACGCTGCGGCACATGCTCACGGACCAGCCGGACAAGAACGACGACTGGTGGTGGGACGACGCCCTGCACATGGGCATGCCGCCCTTCGCACGCTTCGGGCGGCTCCGCGAGGACACCGCGTTCTGGGACAAGCTCCACAAGCTCTACGACCACACCAAGAACGCCCAGGGCGGGCCCGGCCTCTACGACACGGGCACCGGCCTGTGGTACCGCGACGACAACTTCCTGCCCGGCGGGATCGAGTCGCCGAACGGAAAGCCGGTGCTGTGGGCCCGCGGCAACGGGTGGGTGGCCGGAGGGCATGTGAAGACCCTCAAGGCCCTGCCCGAGGACGCGGATCACGCGGCGGAGTACCGCGACACCCTGGTGCGGCTGGTGACGGCGCTGGGGCCCCTCCAGCGCGAGGACGGGTTCTGGAACGTCAACCTGGCGGATCCGGACCACTTCCCCGGCCCGGAGACCAGCGGCACCTCCTTCTTCACCTACGGCACGGCGTACGCGGTCGGTGCGGGGCTCGTCGACCGGGACACCTGGCTCCCGGTGGCCGCCCGGGCGTGGAACGGGCTGGTGGCGACCGCCGTGCACTCCGACGGTTTCCTGGGCTACGTGCAGGGCGTGGGCGACCGGCCGGACTCCAGCCAGCCCGTCACCTACGACAGCACCGCGGACTTCGGCGTGGGCGGCTTCCTGCTGGCCGGCGCGGAGCTCGCCGGGCTGGCTTCCTGA
- a CDS encoding MFS transporter, which produces MRRNTSILMLSVGHGCVDVYQGAVASLVPFFVAERAYSYAAVSGVVLAASVLSSVVQPVFGLLTDRWAMPWLLPVSTLLGGLGVAVSGVCEGYVPTLACVAASGLGVAAYHPESARVARLASRGSHSGMSWFSLGGNLGFALAPLLVSAVVSTGFGLRLSPLLVVPAVAGSVLCLPVLRSLRVPGGAGGGSRVPAGSDDRASFVRLSLAVVCRSVVFTGLSTFVSLYAGQRLGGGTAAGTAALFVLYLGGAVGSVLGGRLAGRWDRVAVARWSYLAAAVAVAGLVTVPGPVLYLFVALASIGLYVPFSLQVTLGQDYLPSRVGTASGVTLGLTVSVGGLASPLLGGLADATSLQAALLPLSLMPVLSWLLFRTLPEPRVPAHLAGAREPDPGEGAGQLPVPPRQPGA; this is translated from the coding sequence GTGCGCAGGAACACGTCGATCCTCATGTTGTCGGTCGGGCACGGCTGCGTGGACGTCTACCAGGGTGCGGTGGCGTCCCTGGTGCCCTTCTTCGTGGCCGAACGCGCCTACAGCTACGCCGCGGTGTCCGGTGTGGTGCTCGCCGCGTCGGTGCTCTCCTCGGTGGTGCAACCCGTGTTCGGGCTGCTCACCGACCGTTGGGCGATGCCGTGGCTGCTGCCGGTGAGCACCTTGCTGGGCGGTCTGGGGGTCGCCGTGAGCGGGGTGTGCGAGGGCTACGTGCCGACGCTGGCGTGTGTGGCCGCCTCGGGGCTGGGGGTGGCGGCCTACCACCCCGAGTCCGCGCGCGTCGCGCGGCTCGCCAGCCGCGGCAGCCACAGCGGGATGAGCTGGTTCTCCCTCGGCGGGAACCTCGGCTTCGCGCTGGCGCCGCTGCTGGTCTCGGCTGTCGTCTCCACCGGCTTCGGCCTGCGGCTGTCGCCGCTGCTCGTGGTGCCCGCCGTGGCCGGGAGCGTGCTGTGCCTGCCGGTGCTTCGCTCCCTGCGCGTCCCGGGCGGCGCCGGCGGCGGCTCCCGGGTGCCGGCGGGCTCCGACGACCGGGCGTCGTTCGTGAGGCTGTCCCTCGCGGTGGTCTGCCGGTCGGTCGTCTTCACCGGACTGAGCACCTTCGTCTCGCTCTACGCCGGCCAGCGCCTGGGGGGCGGCACGGCGGCCGGCACCGCGGCGCTCTTCGTGCTCTACCTCGGCGGTGCGGTGGGCTCGGTGCTGGGCGGGAGGCTCGCCGGACGCTGGGACCGGGTGGCCGTCGCCCGCTGGTCCTATCTGGCCGCGGCCGTCGCCGTGGCGGGGCTGGTCACCGTGCCGGGCCCGGTGCTCTATCTCTTCGTGGCGCTCGCCTCGATCGGGCTGTACGTGCCCTTCTCACTTCAGGTCACCCTCGGCCAGGACTATCTGCCGTCCCGCGTGGGCACCGCCAGCGGCGTCACCCTCGGACTCACCGTCAGCGTCGGCGGCCTGGCCAGCCCCCTCCTCGGAGGCCTCGCCGACGCGACCTCCCTCCAGGCGGCGCTGCTGCCGCTGTCGCTGATGCCCGTACTGAGCTGGTTGCTGTTCCGGACGCTTCCCGAGCCCCGGGTGCCGGCGCATCTGGCGGGGGCACGGGAGCCGGACCCCGGCGAGGGCGCAGGGCAGCTCCCGGTTCCGCCCCGGCAACCGGGAGCCTGA
- a CDS encoding DedA family protein has product MAGMPPLPGVLADLAPLLDHWGYLAVGALVGVEDLGIPLPGETVMIVAAIYAGAGRLNVFGVAGIAWIAAVLGDNMGYWIGRTAGRKLVARYGKYVFLPPRRVAKAEDFFGRHGGKVIVAARFIEGMREVNGLIAGIVHMPWRRFLVYNAVGAALWVGTWVSVGYLAGQHISSLYPAIRDSELWLLIATAVLVAALLARRIRRHRREKREEDREEREDGGNGGDGEEGKDREDDGDREDDGGRPEADQQADGGNSTDADGRTDPDDHADPADRPDADDRTDGGTDGEDRTDGGNRTSGNGNPNADSDSDSDSDSDSDSDSDSDSED; this is encoded by the coding sequence ATGGCGGGGATGCCGCCCCTCCCCGGCGTCCTGGCCGATCTCGCACCGCTTCTGGACCACTGGGGCTACCTGGCGGTCGGCGCCCTCGTGGGCGTGGAGGACCTGGGCATCCCACTGCCGGGCGAGACGGTCATGATCGTCGCCGCCATCTACGCCGGTGCCGGACGGCTGAACGTCTTCGGCGTGGCGGGCATCGCCTGGATCGCCGCCGTCCTGGGCGACAACATGGGGTACTGGATCGGCAGGACCGCCGGCCGGAAGCTGGTGGCGCGCTACGGCAAGTACGTGTTCCTGCCGCCGCGCAGGGTCGCCAAGGCGGAGGACTTCTTCGGCCGGCACGGCGGCAAGGTGATCGTCGCGGCCCGGTTCATCGAGGGCATGCGCGAGGTGAACGGGCTCATCGCGGGCATCGTCCACATGCCCTGGCGGCGCTTCCTCGTCTACAACGCGGTGGGGGCCGCCTTGTGGGTCGGCACCTGGGTGTCCGTCGGCTATCTGGCAGGCCAGCACATCTCGTCGCTGTATCCGGCCATCCGGGACTCCGAGCTCTGGCTGCTCATCGCCACGGCCGTCCTCGTGGCGGCGCTGCTCGCCCGCCGCATCCGCCGCCACCGGCGGGAGAAGCGCGAGGAGGACCGCGAGGAGCGCGAGGACGGCGGAAACGGCGGAGACGGCGAGGAGGGCAAGGATCGGGAGGACGACGGGGATCGCGAGGACGACGGGGGCCGACCGGAGGCCGATCAGCAGGCGGACGGCGGCAACAGCACGGACGCCGACGGCCGGACAGATCCCGACGACCACGCAGACCCAGCTGATCGGCCAGACGCCGACGACCGCACGGACGGTGGCACGGACGGCGAGGACCGGACGGACGGCGGCAACCGGACAAGCGGCAACGGCAACCCCAACGCCGACAGCGACAGCGACAGCGACAGCGACAGCGACAGCGACAGCGACAGCGACAGCGACAGCGAAGACTGA
- a CDS encoding ABC transporter family substrate-binding protein produces MSRRSRHITLTVAAVSAALVMAGCGSSDDSSDNARKKGAAPAVDAQAINAQPMSNVRQGGRLKLSVQKWVHQYNWYQVDGTDGDAVAILEQVEPVLLPRDAKGVPHPDPNYLLSAKVTSTSPQVVTYKLNPKAKWSNGKQMGYRDFQAVWKAVNGSNDQYLVADSSGYDQISKVARGADDQEVKVTFGKPYTDWQRLFRPLLPADGIDTPEKFNKGWIERIPITGGAWKIKSFDKTGQTVSTVPDPNWWGPKPKLDSITWRALDQPADTEAYLNREIDEAPAILPEDYKRLAKAPGTDIRRGARWDEVHITLGDRGPLKDLKVRQAVDLATDRKGIVAAFAKDLDFPVQTLDNHFFMPNQAGYKANAGKWGTFDLDGARKLLDEAGWKDNGPGKPRTKGGQQLSLQYVISAGSSSSALDQAQIVQQQLGQAGFKINIQKVPTEDFSDKYLDRGDFDLTSFRNVDYVFHTQLYPTFRQPKGKQTYLNFGGIGSPEIDKLLGRAAGETDVAKSNALYNEADVKIWAEVHSIELYQRPQIYAVRAGLANFGASGLGDWDFVKMGWQK; encoded by the coding sequence ATGTCCAGACGATCAAGACATATCACCCTTACCGTCGCCGCCGTCTCGGCGGCGCTGGTGATGGCCGGATGCGGCTCCTCCGACGACTCCTCGGACAACGCCCGGAAGAAGGGCGCGGCGCCCGCCGTCGACGCCCAGGCCATCAACGCCCAGCCCATGTCGAACGTTCGCCAGGGCGGCCGGCTGAAGCTCTCCGTGCAGAAGTGGGTGCACCAGTACAACTGGTACCAGGTGGACGGCACCGACGGTGACGCCGTCGCGATCCTGGAGCAGGTCGAGCCGGTGCTGCTGCCGCGCGACGCCAAGGGCGTCCCGCACCCGGACCCGAACTACCTTCTCTCGGCGAAGGTCACCTCGACCAGCCCGCAGGTCGTGACGTACAAGCTCAACCCGAAGGCCAAGTGGTCCAACGGCAAGCAGATGGGCTACCGCGACTTCCAGGCCGTGTGGAAGGCCGTCAACGGCAGCAACGACCAGTACCTGGTGGCCGACTCCAGCGGATACGACCAGATCTCGAAGGTGGCCCGGGGCGCCGACGACCAGGAGGTCAAGGTCACCTTCGGCAAGCCGTACACCGACTGGCAGCGGCTCTTCCGCCCGCTGCTGCCGGCGGACGGCATCGACACGCCGGAGAAGTTCAACAAGGGCTGGATCGAGCGGATCCCGATCACCGGGGGCGCCTGGAAGATCAAGTCCTTCGACAAGACGGGCCAGACCGTCTCCACCGTGCCCGACCCCAACTGGTGGGGCCCCAAGCCCAAGCTGGACTCGATCACCTGGCGCGCCCTCGATCAGCCCGCGGACACCGAGGCCTACCTCAACAGGGAGATCGACGAGGCGCCCGCCATCCTGCCCGAGGACTACAAGCGGCTCGCCAAGGCGCCGGGCACCGACATCAGGCGCGGCGCCCGCTGGGACGAGGTGCACATCACCCTCGGCGACCGCGGTCCCCTCAAGGACCTGAAGGTCCGCCAGGCCGTGGACCTCGCCACCGACCGCAAGGGCATCGTGGCGGCCTTCGCCAAGGACCTCGACTTCCCGGTCCAGACGCTCGACAACCACTTCTTCATGCCGAACCAGGCCGGCTACAAGGCCAACGCCGGCAAGTGGGGCACCTTCGACCTCGACGGCGCCAGGAAGCTGCTCGACGAGGCGGGCTGGAAGGACAACGGGCCGGGCAAGCCGCGCACCAAGGGCGGGCAGCAGCTGAGCCTCCAGTACGTCATCTCGGCCGGCTCGTCGTCCTCTGCGCTCGACCAGGCCCAGATCGTGCAGCAGCAGCTCGGCCAGGCCGGATTCAAGATCAATATCCAGAAGGTGCCGACCGAGGACTTCTCGGACAAGTACCTGGACCGCGGCGACTTCGACCTGACCAGCTTCCGCAACGTCGACTACGTCTTCCACACCCAGCTCTACCCGACGTTCCGGCAGCCGAAGGGCAAGCAGACCTACCTGAACTTCGGCGGCATCGGCTCCCCGGAGATCGACAAGCTGCTCGGCCGGGCGGCGGGCGAGACGGACGTCGCGAAGTCCAACGCCCTCTACAACGAGGCCGACGTCAAGATCTGGGCCGAGGTGCACTCCATCGAGCTCTACCAGCGGCCTCAGATCTACGCGGTCCGCGCCGGGCTCGCGAACTTCGGCGCCAGCGGGCTGGGCGACTGGGACTTCGTGAAGATGGGGTGGCAGAAGTAG